The DNA window GGTGAAAACACACAAATGGCTTACACACACCGGGCAAttactttctgtttttgtaccCTGGAATCTTACCCACACATTAATTAATCACACAAATTACACTCTTcagattttaatttcatttatttgtttcattacAATATAACACTGCTcttcacaatgaaaaaaaatggcCACATTTCTCTCACCTTTCATACGAACCTTCTCTTAATAAGGTCCGTCTAATTTTTTTGTCTCTTACATAGATATATGATACATTAGCTGTTGCTGTGTTGTTGGTATTTGCAGTTGATATAATATAATCTTTATTGAAGATGTCCTGTATAATGTATTTGGTGTATttaaaggtgggggggggggggggcagatgtaCAGACTGCAGGGAGCCACCAGGGGGAGACAAAGTCTACATGCCACTTCATTGGAAGTCCATCCTCGTGGCCACACCCCCTCGGTCCTACAGGATATCTGTGCTGGCGAGAGGCCACGCCCCCTCAATAAATGAGTTTCCTGTTTATAAACAATGGAGAGTGCTCGTGCAGCTAGGGAGCAGCTACAATTATCACGGGAGGAACTCAGCCGTTTAAGCTgcttctgcattattttatcacCATTACGACTGTTGGTGCAATAAAAGCcagagttgtttttttctcaacgGGGGAGAAAATCAATGGTATAACACCAACTGCTATTCGGAATGCTGCTGCGGGGCATTTTTTGTAAGATTAATAGTAATATTTAATCGAAATAAAAAGATCATTTCAGGACGTAGGCTAGCTTAAGCACTAAAGCACTCTGCATATCGCTGCTGAAGTTATATAATCTTGACGTGACCTTTTGCCCCTTGTCTGTGCAAGCATATTCAGACAACTCATGGATAGATCCAGTCGGCAAGAGCAGACACGCCGAGAACAACGTCATAACCCTTCCAGGCTCACACCTAAGGGGGCAAGTTTGGTGGAGTTTCCATAGGAAATGAACAAAGCGGTCAGTTACCAGTCTTTAAATGAGCACAAAACGTAGTCATATATTAAAATCATACCAGAAAGCTGCTGTATGGCTTAACTGCACAGAAAACAGGTTTCAAACCtggatttgcacttttatttaattgcagaGAAGCCCATGGTTAGCAACAGCTAACAGAATTAGCCTATAAAACGTAATCGTTGCTTCTGCAACGTGATGTTAAAAATGAAACCGAATGGTTATGATCAACTAGCTAGTCTGGTGAGTTAGGCTAGCTAGTCTACTAGGCTAGGCTACTTTTCACGGTTATGGATCATAATGTTGTAGATTTAATCAGATAGAATAAGATATCAGGAAGTGATACCCCCAAGCGCCTGAGTTGGATCATTAGTCACGCAATTTGTTGACAATATTATTTATCGAAATACTAAGATCGCAATTATCTACGATGGCTCCCTACGCAGGTTTGCTTTCCCCCTCGAAAGGCTCCACCTACATGCCTATGACGCGTTGCAAACCTATTGTGGACCTATTAGAATGAGTGAGTAGGAATGTGGGCGGGGCTTGGTAATGAGTGACAGGGATTTTGGGGCGGGGCTCTCTGTTCCCCAgctgctttctccctctccatgctcatggcacctcctcctcctcctcactctcctcccctccactgctcctccctcctccctcactcctGCCCGAATCCCTCCGTCTCCTCGATGGCGAACAGCAGCTTCTCCCTCAGCTGCTCCATACTCCGGTAAGGAGGGAGATCCAGGCGGTTaaaactgagagagagggaaagagagaaagagacagagaagaagggagagggatGAAGGAagataaattaattttattcatgTTCGTAAAATTGCTTATTATGCTCTGGAAAAACAGTTATttatcatgccaataaagctcaatttgaattgaattgaattgagagggaggaagagagaacgagagaatgAGCAGGGGACAGCAGGAACGGGCAGTCAGCCTGGAGGCTCTTACCACGTATGACTCCTGGGCAGCCAGGTCTCCTTCCCCACCTTGTCGATGCAGAACTTCTGAGGACCGTTACTGCCTGAGGAACACACAAAGGACCCCACAAAGATATAAAGatgtgacacacatacacacacacacacataaacaaacacacacacacacacaaacacaggcgaGGATGATTGACAGCTGAGGCGTACCTATGAGCTCAGCAAAGCCCCCGACGGGCAGGCGACAGGTTCCTGTGACAAACTGCAGCAGCCGGATTCGCTTCTCACTGTCCATCTCCTTCACCACCTGCAACATATAggacacatacagtaacacacaaacacacacacacacacacgctcactcactcactgtccaTCTCCTTCACCACCTGCAACACATAggacacatacagtaacacaggtaacacacatacacacacacacacatacacacgctcactcactcactgtccaTCTCCTTCACCACCTGCAACACATAGGACAAATACagtaacacaggtaacacacacacacgctcactcactgtCTATCTCCTTAACCGCCTGCAACATAGAGGGaaaatacagtcacacacacacacacacacacacacacacacacacacacacacacacacacacacacacacacacacacacacacacacacacacacacacacacacacacacacacacacacacacacacacacacacagttataatTACGGTTGCCTACCTGCCAGAACCAGTGTATCTGTTTGCTGTTCTTGGTGTAATGCCTGTAAATGGTGTTCTTCTGCCAGTCGCTCAAATCGACCTCCTGCATCCCACACAACatcaactgagagagagagaagagagaagcagGATGTTATATACACATTTACTATTAAACGAATCACTAAATCCAAATTCAAATGAACTTTATTGTtatgacatacatacatacatattgccaaagcatgagaaataaataaataatagtaataaaaaatacaatgaacATTGAATAAACATATTAAACAGTGACTCACAGTACAGACTCTGTTTTGTGACAGTGACTCACAGTACAGACTCAGTGTTGTGACAGTGACTCACAGTACAGACTCAGTGTTGTGACAGTGACTCACAGTACAGACTCTGTGTTGTGACAGTGACTCACAGTACATACTCTGTGTTGTGACAGTGACTCACAGTACAGACTCAATGTTGTGACAGTGACTCACAGTACATACTCTGTGTTGTGACAGTGACTCACAGTAGACTCGGTGTTGTGACAGTGACTCACAGTAGACTCTGTGTTGTGACAGTGACTCACAGTACAGACTCAGTGTTGTGACAGTGACTCACAGTACAGACTCTGTGTTGTGACAGTGACTCACAGTAGACTCGGTGTTGTGACAGTGACTCACAGTAGACTCTGTGTTGTGACAGTGACTCACAGTAGACTCTGTGTTGTGACAGTGACTCACAGTAGACTCTGTGTTGTGACAGAGACTCACAGTAGACTCGGTGTCGTGACAGTGACTCACCTCCAGCTCCTTCTCGTCAAAGTATCGCAGCCACTCCAGAGGCACCACCTCATTGAATCCGTCGAGGAAGGCCTTGGTCTGCTCCTCCACCCCCCGCGTGAAGCGCCAGTCCGTCAGCAGACtgagagagggcgggagagagacctttgacctttcataCTCCTTTATGTAACCAACCAAAGCACTCTGAGCATCAAACGTCTTATATGTCAGCAACAACTCATATTCACAGAACCAGAAAAAATGCtggatggatggttggatggatggatgagtgGATGGGTGGGTGGATGGTTGGGTGGTTGGTCGGTCCgatggataaaaaaataaagacaggaAGGTCACCTGATGTACTCCTCTTTGTTGTCCTGGGTGACCAGTTCATTCTCGCCGTCATCCTTCAGCTGGTGAGTGGAGACCTTTCCCAGGATCTCCATGTCCTGAGCAAAGTACAGCTCCACTCCACACTCCTCCAGACAGTTATCCCTGTcagacaatacacacacatcattactGCGTCACACAACATCCATATACCGTATGcagatcatacacacacatcattactGCACACAACATCCATACACCGTATGcagatcatacacacacatcattactGCACACAACATCCATATACCGTATGcagatcatacacacacatcattactGCACACAACATCCATACACCGTATGcagatcatacacacacatcattactGCACACAACATCCATATACCGTATGCAGATCTtacacacatatccacagcATACGCATCATATATGGATCGATCATACATCACACagatcatgcacacacatcgtATGGAGACCTTACACATCATATCCAAATCAAGCAAACACCACAACGTATATACAGCGAGATTCGTAATTCATCGAACAGTGACACATGATGTTTctgcactttgagtttgaaaggatacatcGCCAATGAGGCTGAAGTGCagtctgtcagctttaatttgagggtattttcctCCATAACCGTTTAGAAATAACAGCACTTCTGTACGTggtcccccccattttaaggtactacaaGTATTTGTTGGATTGGCTTGACagatgtgtttcatttggcaggGGTATTAATTTgagacagatgagacaaagattaacatgTACCACAGTCATGGAAAGAGGAAAGCgtggagaaaaaggaaatgcccatgatccaaagattaccacctcatctgtgaaacatggtggagggggtgttatggcttgggtctgtatggctgccagtgggcTCACTTGACttaattgatgatgtgactgaagacagaagtagaacaatGAATTCTTCAGTCTACTGAAGTATCtgctcagataaaaccaaatgccCCCAAACGTACTGGGCGGCACTTGAttatgcaacaagacaatgacctgaaACATACTGCTTGAGCAACGAAGGGGTTTTTGGACGGGCAGAAAGTGGAAAATCTTAGACTGGCCAAGTTaatcaccagatctgaatccaactgaacatgtaTTTTAGATGCATGAGAGACTGAaagcccctgaaacaagcaggaactgaagatggctgcagtacaggcctggtagGATATGTGAGCAAATATTAAAAAAGAGTTTATTCTACATTATGGTAAACTGACCAATATTTTTTGATGGccaaaaatggggggggggggggtgggggggtatgtacAAAAGGTTATATAACTTCTAAATGTTTCATCGGATATGGATGCAAAcgcaaagtgctagagtacaggaccaaaatataaaaaaatgtgtcactgtccaatgaattatgatACTCATCTTATAcacatcaaacaaacaaatcacatACACATCACATATCCAAAGCACACATCATACACGGCAGTTGTACAGCGGTTGGTGGCAGGGTACTTACTTGACCCACATGATGGAGTTATAGAACTCGGGGTCGATGGACTCCAGGTCCTTCAAGGTGGGCTTCTTGTTGAGCATGCGCTTGTAGAAGGGAAGAGTGAAGCCTGTGTCTATGAACTTCCCATGGTACAGGGcctagagagaggggggggaggggggaggagagagagagagagagagagagagagagagagagaatgagagagagagagagagcgagagagagagagaggttataGCAGATGTCACCATCACTATCATGATTGCACCCATTGCTGAGACTGAAATTgtattgaactttgaccccatcgcTGGCTCAGTTGTCATGACAACATTGTTACAGAACTTTCTCATCTCCTGCAATTATTTTTAGCCGTGCCATCGCCTTGAGCTTGCTAAATGACACCACTTTG is part of the Conger conger chromosome 15, fConCon1.1, whole genome shotgun sequence genome and encodes:
- the wwp2 gene encoding NEDD4-like E3 ubiquitin-protein ligase WWP2 isoform X6; the protein is MIQEAPLPPGWEMKYTAEGVRYFVDHNSRTTTFKDPRPGFESGTRQGGSPGAYDRSFRWKYHQFRFLCHSNALPSHVKINVSRQTLFEDSFQQIMNMKPYDLRRRLYIIMRGEEGLDYGGIAREWFFLLSHEVLNPMYCLFEYAGKNNYCLQINPASSINPDHLTYFRFIGRFIAMALYHGKFIDTGFTLPFYKRMLNKKPTLKDLESIDPEFYNSIMWVKDNCLEECGVELYFAQDMEILGKVSTHQLKDDGENELVTQDNKEEYISLLTDWRFTRGVEEQTKAFLDGFNEVVPLEWLRYFDEKELELMLCGMQEVDLSDWQKNTIYRHYTKNSKQIHWFWQVVKEMDSEKRIRLLQFVTGTCRLPVGGFAELIGSNGPQKFCIDKVGKETWLPRSHTCFNRLDLPPYRSMEQLREKLLFAIEETEGFGQE